In the genome of Xiphias gladius isolate SHS-SW01 ecotype Sanya breed wild chromosome 18, ASM1685928v1, whole genome shotgun sequence, the window TTCCACAGAGGGCATGGCGGAAAGATGGTGGAGTTTGCAGGCTGGAGTATGCCTGTCCAGTACAAAGACAGTCACATCGCCTCGCACATGCACACCAGAGAGCACTGCTCCATCTTCGACGTCAGCCACATGCTGCAGGTGAGACGAGCGTAAACGGACGCGTGCACTTCCTGGACACGGGTTGGCAAATACACGCATGCAAACTGGCACATCACATACGTGGGCACGCGTCATCATAGTATAACAAATcacagggtttttttgtttttttttaaaatgcaggacCCGaccaaccaaaaacaaatcttCCTGCCTCTGTATTTAATCatatcctttttgttttttatttttcagaccaAAGTCCATGGCAAAGACAGGGTGAAGTTCATGGAGTCTCTGGTGGTTGCGGATATTGCAGAACTCAAGGACAACCAGGTGAGATGAAGATTGTTTCACCGTGAACCTGCAtcaactgattttcttttttctcttggtccacttgggggcagtggaaacaagctgtaaatgtAACACTGGCGGATTATCATCTTTTAAGCagatatggtgaacttgttagccaacagtatttacacatccagcagatagGGAGCAACGTTATCATTTATTtgaagtggtttttttttgttcaccgGGCAAAAGTAAGCCCAGCATTCAGTCTCCTTTTAGTCCTTTTATGGTCTCCACTATCctttgaggaaaatatctgcCTCTTTAGCCGCTCAATACTCCACTATTTTCACCAAGCTGTCGCTAAATatgcctgctgtttggtgctgagcggGTAGTGTACcgtgggtttttagagctttgttggctgaaaacagctgcctgctgtgccTGGAAATGTTGCTGATgggagcggtgagagtgaaccagaaccGTGGAGTAATGGGCCAGAAAACCACAGTAATGAACTGATGGGTGCTATAAAGCTGGATGAAGCTGAGGGAAAACGCAGGGTGGGGAATAATTCTCTGCGGGTTCGTCACTGCGATTGACCGCTTTCACATACAAATggtcatgtgatccattgttaacaGAAATAAATCGATTGATTGTCTCACCCTAAAGCCTCAAACAAATGCAGCAGAGAAATGTGGCTTCCCTCTGACTATAGTCTCGTCTTGTCACTTGTGAATCCGTCATGCAGAGTTAGTTGACAGATCCTGGTTCTTCCTCACTGTGTTTTGAGCCGCATTCAGTTTCTTAGCTGAATTTAGAGCTATCGGCTTGTGACCTCGATCAGCCTGATTGTTGTAGGTTTTTAGCAGGTTtcatcagaaaatactgaactttttttaaaaaacaagcagcTTGGTAAGAAGACTTTGTGAAACCAGGTGCttttttgtggtgaggacagcTCCCAAGCTGCTTCATGGAGCAGAAAGTGATGAGAAAATGGGGAGACTGGAAAACTACAAAATTTCCCTAATTGTCTATAATTTAACTGTCACACAGTGATTTTATATGATAGATTCTGAAGTTTGACTTTCCaccttttctgtatttaaaataaacacagataaattcacagatatatattttaatgaaaagcaaaaataatgagccTTAGTATAAGGTAACCCACTGGACAGTGTCCCAAATGCATATCCTGCGTTTACCTCCAAATCCTCCTTCaatcattttttctctcttcccccccAGGGTACATTGTCCCTCTTCACCAATGAGAAAGGAGGGATTATTGATGACCTCATTGTGACAAAGACAGACCAGGGCTACCTCTACGTCGTCTCCAACGCTGGCTGTGCCGACAAGGACTCAGCTCATATGACggtaaatacagacaaatactgtttgtttgtagtGTTTCTGACAGAAAGTGTCtgatctgtttgtgtgtgtgtgtgtgtgtgtgtgtgtgtgtgtgtgtgtgtgtgtgtgtgtgtgtgtgtgtgtgtgttttgtctgtagGCCAGACTAGCAGAGTTCAAAGCTGCAGGTTTTGATGTGGATCTGGAGTTCCTTGATGAAGCGCTGATTGCTCTGCAAGGTAAAATATTCTGTGGGCCTTCCTTTTACTTtattcttccttcctttcttcttttccttatgcCCATATTCtattctttcttccttcctttgtttgtttgtgtctttctttctttctctttcctttctctttttcctccctgatGTCATCCTATCACTCTTTaccttttgcttttcttctttcattcgTTTCCTATATCCAtcttttcccttcctccctctcctctgtctgtgtctgtctcctcaaatttctttcttttgcccACTTTTCGTTTCATTagctcagctgttttttttttctttttctttttttccatgtcaGTATTTCTCTACTGGCTCGCTGTTTCTGTTGCACTTTGTTTCACTCTTTCCTCCATCTATTCCATGTagttttatttcactctttccTCTTTGGATCCTTTGTTAATTGACTGTTTGACTTCCTCTGCTTGTGTCCTCCAACGTCCATGTCTCAGATTACGTAGATAATTAAtaagctgtgtgttttcaggccCGACCATGTCACGAGTGCTGCAGGAGGGGCTGAAGGAGGACCTCAGTAAGCTAACCTTCATGACCTCCACCCTGGCGACTGTGTTTGGTGTTCCTGGCTGCAGGGTCACTCGCTGTGGATACACTGGAGAGGACGGGGTGGAGGTGATGCTCTTTCTTCCGTTTCTTTTTTGACATTGGACTTGAAGATAATTCATTAATTTCACACATTATAACATGGACACAATGTGTGTAGATTTTTCCTCGGGCCTTTCCAAAATCTCATTTATcgtgtatataatatatacacgATATATATTTTGAGCTTTGatgcagaaaatatttatttctagTTGTGTGTCCGTTAAAAGTCCGTAAAGAGTCTCTAGGCTACTTAACAATGCTGCATTTACTATAACGTAAGACAAAGGAAAGCATACAGTCCTCAcattgagaagctggaaccagcaaatctttggcatttttgcttaaaaaaaatactgaaatgattatttgtttatcaaaatagttgcaaattaattttctgtggatggactaattgttgcagctctaatgaaGACACATGCAGAGACTGTAAAGACGATGAGTGTTTATTTGTATCTGGTAGTTAAGTTGTGATTTACAAGCCTCCACGTTTGGTGCATAGtagcattaaacacacagaccTCAAGTCACAAagctctgtttttcagttttggtcaagttcagtttttctttctagtATTTAGCCAACTTAACCttattccttttcatttttactccATTAAAATGGTGATATGTCCCTTGGTAACTATTAATCGCTCTCTAAATATTGTTTGCAAAGaacctgctgtttgtttgcaaaTGAATGGTTTACTACATGAATTTATCCTTTTTCacgctctctctgtcttcccacTCTGCTGGACCTCTGTATACAACAGGATGGATGTGGGTGGGTCTCTCAGTCAAACAGAGGGATAGTGGGAGTTTGCTTCTTTTTATCTGACTTTTTGTTCACATAAACTCATCACTCTCTCCATTACTATTTCTGTCAGTTCTAAGAATGACTTTACTCACTCTATGGTTTTTATACCatgaacatttaaattttttcaaaaataagatGCTAATTATTTgtctatttaaataaataaaaattcaaaacaggcTTCTTCGCCACACTCAGTAACATCTACTAATATATCTTTATCGAAAAAAtactctcctccctctgtttctcagATCTCTGTCCCTCAGTCCAGAGTGGTGGAGCTGACAGAGAAGCTGCTGGCTAACAGTGAGGTTAAGCTTGCCGGTCTGGGCGCCAGGGACAGTCTGAGGCTGGAAGCGGGGCTTTGTCTCTATGGCAACGACATAGATGAGTTCACCACACCAGTGGAGGCCACCCTGGTCTGGACCATAGGTGAAGTTTTAGTGTTacttacattatatttttatcaattgttttttttttccaaccagttTGTTTGTGTAGAGGGTTTCGCTGGAACAGGTggttttaaaacatgtaaatccCTCTATCTTTATCTGGACTCATTTGTTAAGCTCACAGTTGTCCCTGAAATTTTTGAAGATCAACATTAATACATACAGTCAGAGACTTTAACATGTGGTGCAAAGATCTGGCAGGGTAGGCTTGGGGTTGCCAAAACAGTTcaagctctttttttgtttctttaattcagtaatttaattatttattttaggttGTTAATGCTGTTCATATTTCCATATAATAAGATTTAAATCTTCATTTATCCTCGTGCTTAATAAATTAAGTTGTTGTGTTAAAGCCCCTATGTGCAGTATTGTTATGTGATTGTAGCATTTTTCAAGCTTTTGTAATGGCATGGCAAGGTCTGTTTATAGAAAAAATCCTGGTGAAAATTGGTGCAGCAAATTACAGTAGTCAGTGGCTCTGCTGTCGGAGATTGGCGGCATGCATTGCTGTCTCTCCGCTATCTGTTCCTTTTATGATACTACCAGGAGATGCCAAAGTCAGACATTTGGAAATTCTGCAAATTAGAATTGATGAGCCCTTGCACCTTTACTTCCCATTGCATTCAGTCGTAGGAGCATTTTCAGCAAAGCTGGCAAAACgaaacttcaaaaaaaaggttaggtgttcctgcatgtgtgtgtctgtactttAGTTCAGCCTGTTCTGTGTATTAACGCAATTGGTTTGTCTTCTCGCGAGCAGGAAAGCGTCGGCGACAGACAAAGGATTTCCCTGGCGCAGACATCATCGTACCCCAGATCAAAGCCAAGACAGTCAGGAAGAGAGTCGGTCTGGTGTCCACTGGCCCCCCTGTCAGACAACACACACCCATTCTCAGCCCTGATGGGAAGGTTATAGGTGAGGAGTGCTGGATTGGAGACGGATTAACAGTGGTCAAGAATTGTTTTACTGTGTAAAttctcaaaataaacaaaaacaacaacagtaaattcaccattttactgtatatttataacTTCCACTTAAGCAACTGCACATGTggaacaaaaagtaaaacaatgcAAGGCGCAAGAACCTGTGTGTAGGACGTAGTGGCATCTAGcagtgaggttgcagattgcaaccaactgaatgACCCTCCCCTCATCCCTCCCCTTTCCAAGCGTGTAGGAGAAACTAATGTGGTCGTCAGGTAACGTAAAAATGTGAAAGGCTccctctagagccagtgtttggttagtctgttctgggctactgtagaaacgTGGTGCAACACGGCGggctccgtggaagaggaccccctccctatgtagatatgaagggctcaatgtaagctaacaaaaacacaaggatTCTTAGTTTCACGTTATCGTagactaatgaaaacataattatgaatattatactcaatttctgaaaaaagatcctcctaaatcctacacactggtcctttaacgCCACTACTTGCAGAGTTTGTAAATGCATTGCTGTGTGACACAGTGTCTTTTATGATCCTACCATTGGGGGTCGCCACAGTCATTGtggcttttaaaaattttttttaataatataaaaattgaTTCAAAATGGTCGGTGTTGCATGACATCATACATAACATTACCATGTCAATGTGATGAATatcaattcaaatttttttgttacatgttGTCACATTACTTTAGAGGCATAAGCCATACTGTGATATACTGAAAGAAATCCTCAAGCCATATTGCATTTAGTGACTGAAGGAATGAATGAGTAAAAGGGCCAAGCTAAAAAGTAAATGAACTGGCCCGTCTGCTGCTCAGGAAGCAAATTTCAAGCACAGAACACGACCAATTTAAAACTTCACCCAAAAGGTTTTATTCTGTATCTTAAGAGattttgtctgaaaatgtaGCCAGGCATGAAAGACCTATTCTTTGCTATTTTATTTAGGTGAGGTGACCAGCGGCTGCCCCTCTCCCTGCCTGAAAAAGAATGTTGCCATGGGTTATGTGGATGCGGCCTTCGCTAAGAACGGAACATCCATCCAGGTAGAGGTCAGGAAGAAAGCAGTGCCGGCCAGCGTCAGCAAGATGCCATTCGTCCCCACCAATTACTACTCTGGATAGTAgggagaaacacacatacacacaaagataGAGATACAGCACTCTCATCCATACATATGCACACTATGCTCAAATTGGAGATTTCCTCCACTCTGCCCCTGACTTACCAATTCCACCCCCTTCTGTTTACAAATGCAACCCCAATGGAAGACTGAAAAGTCTAAATAGATGAGTcctctgagagaaaaaaatacccCAAATTATAAACTGTTATACAATACAGTATGCGTGCTGGTCTAATGTGATCAGTCACAGTCACTTTCATTGAGAGTTTGTGTCAGAGACACTAAAGCTGAGACACTTACAAGGTAAGTGTAGGTACAGTTACTTGGTGCAGGACGTTTTAAACAGAAGACTGTCACTCTACATACAGTCAGTCATTATTCtacctgtgtgtgtctaaaaAGTGCAGTGTACGATAACATGGTTTCACCTGTGGATGGATGTGTGGTGAACTGTGAGAAATGTATAGAAGAGGTGCATGGAATAAATTACAAGCAGTATTGTTGTGTCTGAGAATGAATGTATGACTACAGTATGTCCTAGAAGCTCTGTTAATATGGTTCATAGACCCaggcctgtttttatttttctattgtgtAAGTGGACAGCAGGTTAAACTGAGTCAGCTTACTGCACTTTCAGCAAGAACAAAAAACTGAGGCTGTGTGGATCCATAAACAGCAGTATTTAATTAACTTTTGTTGTAGAATATAGGTTTTACTAATGAAACATGATATTTTCATCTGTCACCactggaccaaaaaaaaaaaaaatccaaatggCACCAGCACCAGATGTCTTCATATCTGTTTTTTAAGGTCTTTTAAATAATACAGAGCCAAATCTccattaatattattgttagTTGTAAAGAACTTGATTAAGGAGTTCAACGAGGGACAGCTCATAATCCTGTCAACACAAAATTCCTACCTGAAATGTGCTTAATAACACAAATATGCAAGTCCAGTGTGTGGAATTggtattttctgttaattatCAGATTTTCTCATCAAGACCTTATTTTGGGGGGATTTGAATGAGTTCTGGTTTGCTCTGTTGATGTGGACCTGATCTCCTCGTCAGATTAACCTGACCAGTTTCTAAGACTGTTAATAACATGTTGAACCTTAAAGAGAAGTTTACATTACATATGGTTCAAAGATAGTCTaactttaaaagattttaattgTCATTATGTGTGTTCTGTTTGGCTACTGATGAAATGTAGTTTCTTAAACTAGGACAGTTGTCTTTGgaatttttatcttattttattaagATAATAACACactaaataaagaaataatactACTGCTTCATAGGTTGACTTGAAGGTCCACTGCGTGGACTTTAATATTTAGCCGAGTgtttatgtaaacattttaaataacattttttatctgattataaaatatcttttctttAATAAAGGTGATTTTTGCTTCATTTGCCTTTAACCCGCTgttattttatatgaaaataatgcatcaatgttttgttttcatgaaatcaGTCAGTCTGGCAAACGTTTGGTTAAAATAGTCTGAATTCtgtcaatttttccttttttttcccccctgttttttctttttttaagatttggCCTCCTTATTCTGAATTTGCCCTAAATCCAAATTGTGGCACATATGGCTTTGGGCGCTCGAAATCCCGATTTGAACGTTATTTCTAAAATAGAAATATGAATAATACGGgccaaaatgttatttaaaatctgaaagTTCCCATTTCAACAGTCAGGGTTGTAACTGTATTTTCAATATACTGACTTTTTGCTCAGACTTCGGACTTGACTGACAAATCTGACCGCCCCTCACAATTGCGTTACTCAGAGAACACACATTAAGTCTGGGCTTCGACATACCACCGGAAACGGGGGACTGCTAACAGAACGAACCTGGCAACCCCGGCTGCCGGGCCGACGAGTAGTTACTGAAGAAGGGAAGATGGTTGACTTCGTGACAGCAGCGTGCTCAAAACTCCGTCCcaaacactttgaaaaatacTTACAATCTCAGCCGGGTATTAGATATAGATTACCAGGAGACAATCATAGATAATACATAGTGAAAACCGTTGGGTAGAGTGTCTTTTTTCGCCTCCGGAACACTCTGTATTTCCAGCCTGAAGAAAGCGGAAAGTTGTGGAACGTGGTGGCGGATGGTGTTCGTAAAGGACGCCGGTCGTCGTTAACCGAAGTGTAAACACGAGTGTGGAAGAAGGGGGAATTTCGGGAGTTTTTTTTGTACCCAGCTGTCGAGATAAACCACGGAGGACACCCGGCCGTATGCTGCCGCTGCTGTtgctgatactac includes:
- the amt gene encoding aminomethyltransferase, mitochondrial; this translates as MWARLLVGTGVSGLGLRAPRAGLRRVAGAGCAGRRQQQQQRQASSAEATLKKTPLFDFHRGHGGKMVEFAGWSMPVQYKDSHIASHMHTREHCSIFDVSHMLQTKVHGKDRVKFMESLVVADIAELKDNQGTLSLFTNEKGGIIDDLIVTKTDQGYLYVVSNAGCADKDSAHMTARLAEFKAAGFDVDLEFLDEALIALQGPTMSRVLQEGLKEDLSKLTFMTSTLATVFGVPGCRVTRCGYTGEDGVEISVPQSRVVELTEKLLANSEVKLAGLGARDSLRLEAGLCLYGNDIDEFTTPVEATLVWTIGKRRRQTKDFPGADIIVPQIKAKTVRKRVGLVSTGPPVRQHTPILSPDGKVIGEVTSGCPSPCLKKNVAMGYVDAAFAKNGTSIQVEVRKKAVPASVSKMPFVPTNYYSG